In the Verrucomicrobiota bacterium genome, CTCGGCCGAAAAACTCGAGCCTGACTTCGTGATTTTGGCCAGTGCCGCCCCCACTCCATACCCCGCACTGCAATAAACCATATTCCCGGCAACGACCGGCGAAGCCGCCGTCGAAACATTAAAGCGAAAAGGAAACTTCCAAAGTACCTTCCCGTCCTCTCGCGAGACTGAAACCAAGCCGCTCTGCATGAAGAAAACGATCTGCCGAACCCCTTCAATGGTCGCCGGCACAGGGGTAGCATGCGTCATTTTCTCTTCCCCCGTTTGCCACACCAATTTTCCGGTCGCCTTCGCAAACGCCAGCAAACTCTGACCAGCGCCTCCCCCACCCACAAACACAAGATTCCCATCGATCACCGGAGAAGTGGCATTCTTCCAGGAGATATTCTGACCCTGGAATGCCTTCAGGATGTCCTGAGTCCATTGAACCTTGCCAGTGCTCGCATCCAGGCAACTCAAGACCATGTCCGAAGAATACACATAAACCCTTCCCGATTCGACCACAGGGGTCGAACGCGGGCCATCCCCTCCATTGTTGTCCTTCCTCCCATCGTCTCCCCCTCCCTGATACTTGGCCACGCCCAAGGGAGCGGACCACACTTCTTTTCCAGACGCCGCATCATAAGCCACGCAGACTTCTTGAAGAGCCCCTTCGCGCATCGCGGAAATCAAAGTGAAGGCTTTGCCCTGAGCAATGCTGAAAGAGCTAAAACCATTGGAAGCCTGGGATTTCCACAGAATCTTCGGTCCTTGGACAGGCCATTGATAGGACACCTTTTCTTCAGAGATTCCGTTGTTGGCTGGACCTCGATACTCATTCCAGTCGGCGGCGAGGCCTTGGTTCCAAAGCGTGAACAGGCCGGTACAGCAGCAGGTCGCAAGTCGAATCAAGTTCACCATCAACGGATAACCTCAAACCGCAGTCGAATCAAGACCCGTTCAACTATTTAGAATAATTCTAAATATTGACACCTATTCCTACCCTAACCAAACTCACTGCATCTGGAATGGATCAAACCCCATCATTCACGGCTGCTGACTTAACGCTCTCCGAGCGGTTGGAGAAATGCGGACTGCGGATGACCCCTCAGCGGCAGCATGTTTATCATGTGTTGCTGAGCAAACGCGATCATCCAACAGCCGAAGAAGTCTTCATCCGTTCCAAGCCAGGCATGGCCGAAATCTCCCTCGCCACGGTTTACAATTGCCTCGAAACACTGGTTCAGTGTGGCCTGCTTCGAGTGGTCCATTTGGATCGATCCCCTACCCGCTACTGTTCGAATATGCAGGATCATCACCACTTTCATTGCGACACCTGCGGTGGCACGTATGACTTGGAGTTCCAGAAGGGGGCGGCGCTTCCCAGCGTGTCGATCCCCAAAGGATTCCAAGCGGGACGCTACGAAGTCGTGGTCCGAGGCCGCTGCCCGGATTGCCAGGAACCCGGAACCTCCGCTTGATTTTTCCCAGCCATGAGCACCGCAACCGAAACCATCGAAGGATTGGTCCAGCAGGATTACAAATATGGATTCATCACGGACCTGGAGATGGATTCACTGCCTCCCGGTTTGGACGAGGATGTCATCCGTTTCCTCTCAACCAAGAAGAACGAACCCGATTTTCTCCTCGATTTTCGCCTCAAAGCCTATCGGCATTGGCGGGGGATGACAGAGCCTGCCTGGCCCAAAGTCACCTATGAGAGGGTGGATTTTCAGGCCATCTCCTACTACGCCGCACCGAAGCAGAATGCCTCGGCTCCGAAGAGCCTGGACGAAGTCGATCCCAAACTTCTGGAGACTTACGAAAAGCTCGGGATTTCCTTGCGGGAGCGCGAGCGTCTGGCGGGTGTGGCCGTGGATGCCGTGTTTGACAGCGTTTCCGTAGCCACCACTTACAAAGAAACGCTGGCCGAAAAGGGAATCATTTTTTGCTCTTTCAGCGAGGCAGCGCGACAACATCCTGATCTGGTGCGGAAGTATCTCGGCAGCGTGGTGCCCTACACGGACAATTTTTACGCGACTTTGAATTCGGCGGTTTTCAGTGACGGCTCCTTCGTCTACATCCCGAAAGGCGTGCGGTGTCCGATGGAGCTAAGCACCTATTTCCGCATCAACGCCGCCAAGACAGGCCAGTTTGAGCGTACTCTGATCGTGGCGGACGAAGGGGCGCAGGTCAGCTATCTGGAAGGTTGCACGGCGCCGATGCGCGATGAAAACCAACTCCATGCTGCGGTCGTGGAGCTCGTCGCGCTGGATCGAAGCGACATCAAGTATTCCACCGTCCAGAACTGGTATCCGGGCGATGCCGAGGGCCGCGGAGGCATCTACAATTTTGTCACCAAACGCGGGCTTTGCCGCCGGGACGCAAAAATTTCCTGGACCCAGGTCGAAACCGGATCGGCCATCACATGGAAGTACCCCAGCGTGATTCTGCAGGGGGACAACAGCGTCGGAGAATTTTATTCCGTGGCGGTCACCAACCATCGACAGCAGGCGGATACCGGCACCAAAATGGTCCATCTGGGAAAAAACACGCGCAGCACCATCATTTCGAAGGGAATCTCGGCGGGCCGTGGCCAGAACGCATATCGCGGCCTCGTCAAGATTCAGAAATCGGCACAGGGGGCGCGAAACTTCTCACAATGCGATTCCTTGCTGATCGGGAACCAGTGCGGAGCGCACACGTTCCCCTACATCGAAGTGAAGAACACTTCTTCGAGCGTGGAGCACGAGGCCACGACCTCCAAAATCGGCGAGGATCAAATTTTCTACTGCAATCAACGGGGCATCTCGACGCAGGACGCGGTGAACATGATCGTCAACGGTTTCTGCAAAGAGGTGTTCAAGGAGCTGCCGATGGAGTTTGCCGTGGAAGCTCAAAAACTGCTGGGAGTAAGTCTTGAAGGAAGCGTGGGCTGAGCCGCAAACGCGGCCTTCTCCAAAACACAAGTCATGAGCGAAGTCATTCTGGAAATCAGGGATTTGCATGCGGGAGTGGAAGGAAAGAAAATCCTGCAAGGCGTCAACCTCACCCTCCGCGCGGGGGAAGTGCACGCCATCATGGGACCCAACGGGAGCGGAAAGAGCACCCTTTCCTCCGTGCTGGCCGGCAAGGAAGAATTCGAAGTCACCGCAGGCCAGGTGCTTTACCGCGGCCAGGACCTGTTGGAACTCGACCCCGAGGAACGGGCTCGCGAAGGCGTCTTCCTCGCATTCCAGTACCCCGTGGAAATCCCCGGCGTCAACAGCACCTACTTCTTGAAGGCGGCCTTGAATGAGATCCGCAAACATCGTGGACTCCCGGAACTTGACGCCATGGAATTTTTGAAAGTGGTCAAGGAGAAGCTCAAAGTCCTCGATTTGTCCGAGGACCTCCTGCGCCGCCCCGTCAACGAGGGGTTTTCCGGGGGTGAGAAGAAGCGAAACGAGATTTTTCAAATGGCCGTGCTGGAACCCACCCTCGCCATCCTCGACGAGACGGACTCCGGCCTCGACATCGACGCGCTGAAAGTGGTTTCCGAAGGCGTGAACAAACTCAAGCGGGGTGACAACACCCAGTTGGTCATCACTCATTACCAGCGGCTGCTCAATTACATCGTCCCCGATCAAGTGCACGTCCTCTCCAAGGGCCGCATTGCGAAATCCGGCGGCAAAGATCTGGCACTGGAGCTGGAGAATCGCGGCTATGATTGGATTCTCAAGGAATCCGCCGCTTCCGCTCGACCCTAGCATTCACTTCAGCCCCTTTCACCTGAGATGTCCGCCAAGACGCCCATCGATTCGGGTCCGTACCTTCAAGAGTTCCGCCGCTGGAGCCAATCGTCCGAAGTCACGCGAGAAGCAGCTTGGCTGAAAGCTTTCCGGGAGGAAGGACTGGATCGATTCAAAGCAAAGGGTGTGCCGCCCCCGAATCACGAGGATTGGAGGTTCACGCCGCTGGCTCCCTGGCTCAAACTTCCTTTCTCCGCCAACCCCGCGGGCGCAAGGGGGGGATTGGACGCGGGTTTTCTGGCCCAAGAGGCGCTCTCGTCGCTTTCCGGACCAACCCTGGTGTTCGTCGATGGATGCCTGAATCCGGACATCTCTTCCTTCCAAGGGCTGCCCGAAGGTGTGGACGTCTGCGGGCTTCGTTCGATCTGCGAGCGGAATCCAGACGCCGTTCGGGAGCAATTGAATGCCAGGCTTCGTCCGGAGGAAAATCCCTTTGCCGATCTGAACGGGGCGTTTTTCCAGGACGGGGCGTGGATCCGCGTGGCGCCAGGCGCGGTGCTGGCTGATCCTGTCCGCCTCGTGCATGTCTCCACCTGTCCGAAGGCGGGGGCGTCGAGTCACACCCGCAATCTGATCGACGTCGGCGAGGGGGCGGAACTCAGGATCGTCGAGCAGTATCTTTCGATCCGGGAGGGAAATCATCACACGAACGTCGTGTCGGAACTGACGGTGGGTCCATCCGCCAGGGTGGAACTTGTGAAGTACCAGGACGAATCGTCCGAAGCGGTGCATCTCTCCACGCTGCTGGGGCGCTTCGATCGGGAAAGCCAGGTCCGGATTCATTCCATCAGCCTCGGTGCCAAACTCGCCCGAAACACGCTGCGGGTGGAATTGGCCGGGCCGGAATTGGAGTGCGTTCTCAACGGGTTGTACCTGACGCGAGGAGAGCAGTTGGCCGATCACCACATGATCGTGGAGCATCTTGAACCGCGCTGCGCGAGCCACGAGTACTTCAACGGCATCTTGGACGAACGATCCCGCGGGGTCTTCCACGGCCGCATCCTGGTGCACCCGACCGCGCAAAAGACGGACGCGAAACAGACCAACAAGAATCTGCTGCTTTCAGATGACGCGACCGCGAACACCAAGCCGCAATTGGAAATCTACGCCGACGACGTTCGCTGCACCCATGGTGCCACCGTGGGCCAATTGAACGAGGATTCGATTTTCTACCTTCGAGCGAGAGGCATTGGCTTGGAAACGGCGCGGCAAATGTTGATTCACGCGTTCGCCGGTGAGATTATCGGACGCATTAGCCACGACGCCACGCGCGAGGCGGTGGACCGAATTATCTGGGACCACCTGGAGTCTAATCCCCACATCGCCGCCGCTCCGTCGGCAGCGTGAGGCCCACGTTTATGACGATCGAAACGCTGATTGAGAATTTTCAACTCCTGGGAGAATGGGAGGAGCGTTATGCCTATTTGATGGACTTGGGGAAAAAGCTGCCCGGACTTTCCGCCGAGGAGAAAGTGGAGGCGAACCGCGTCCATGGATGCCAGGCGATGGTTTGGCTGACCCTGAAGACCGACGCGGCGGGTGCGGGACGCTTTCGGATCAATGCGGACAGTGACGCTTTCGTGGTGCGCGGCTTGATCTCGGTGCTGCTGATGTTGTTCGACGGTCGCACCGCCGAGGAAATTGCCCGCGTGGACGCTCGTGCGGCCTTTTCACAGCTCGGACTGGACCGCCACCTGAGCCCGACGCGCAAGAACGGCCTTTTTGCCATGGTGGAGAGAATCTGGACCCTGGCCTCGGCGGCGAACTCGCGAGCGCAAACTTCCCCCATCCCCTCATGAATTCATCAAACCCATCCAGTGTGGTTTTATCCAGAGACGTCCAAGCCGCCGTGGTTCCGGTCGGCACCGAGGTGACCTTGATGAAAGGGGAGACGGCTCTGATCACGCAGTCTCTTGGCGGCAGTTATACCGTCGTGGTGAACGGCAACATGTTCCGCATTGCGGGAAGAGACGCCGACGCGCTGGGATTTGAAGCGTCGAAGGGCCCCGCGCATCGCACCGGCCGGGTCCGCACTCGGGAAGAGCTGGAGCAGGAAGTATGGAATCAAATGCGAACCTGCTATGACCCCGAAATTCCCGTGAACATCGTCGATTTGGGACTCATTTACGGTTGTGAATTGACGGAATTGGGAACGCCCGACCGAGTCAAAGCCGAGGTCAAGATGACGTTGACGGCGCCCGGATGCGGCATGGGTCCCACGCTGGCACAGGACGTGCAAAACAAGCTCGTTTCCATCGAGGAGATCGAGGAAGCCAACGTGGAATTGGTGTGGGATCCGCCCTGGAATCAAGGCATGATGACCGAAGCGGCAAAATTGCAGTTGGGACTGCTCTGAGCCCTTCACTGCACGAGAGGTAGTTTTTCGTATGGACTGGGCGGCATTTCGACGCGACTTCCCCATCCTGGAGGAAGTGGTGCATGGGCATCCCCTCATCTACTTTGACAACGCCGCCAGCAGCCAGAAGCCGAGGCAGGTCATCGAAGCCATCTCCCATTTTTACGCGCACTCGAATGCCAATGTGCATCGGGGCATTCACGAATTAAGCGATCGGGCCACCGGGATCTACGAATCCGCCCGTCAGCGGGCCGCCCGCTTCCTCCATGCCCGCGATCCTTCGGAGATTATTTTCACGCGCGGCACCACGGAAGGAATCAACCTCGTCGCAGCGGCTTGGGCTTGTGAAAACATCAAAGCGGGCGAAGTCATCCTGCTGTCGGAAATGGAGCATCACTCCAATCTGGTTCCCTGGCAGATGGCGGCTCGAAAAACCGG is a window encoding:
- a CDS encoding alcohol dehydrogenase, with product MVNLIRLATCCCTGLFTLWNQGLAADWNEYRGPANNGISEEKVSYQWPVQGPKILWKSQASNGFSSFSIAQGKAFTLISAMREGALQEVCVAYDAASGKEVWSAPLGVAKYQGGGDDGRKDNNGGDGPRSTPVVESGRVYVYSSDMVLSCLDASTGKVQWTQDILKAFQGQNISWKNATSPVIDGNLVFVGGGGAGQSLLAFAKATGKLVWQTGEEKMTHATPVPATIEGVRQIVFFMQSGLVSVSREDGKVLWKFPFRFNVSTAASPVVAGNMVYCSAGYGVGAALAKITKSGSSFSAEEVWRLTGNKPVANHWSTPIYHNGHLYGMFSFKEYGEGPLKCVELATGKVKWEQPGFGSGNVIAASGKIIALSDDGRLVIVEATPAGYKELAQAKVVGGKCWSTPSLSGGKLFVRSTKEAVCLDLTSSLSQVR
- a CDS encoding transcriptional repressor, which produces MDQTPSFTAADLTLSERLEKCGLRMTPQRQHVYHVLLSKRDHPTAEEVFIRSKPGMAEISLATVYNCLETLVQCGLLRVVHLDRSPTRYCSNMQDHHHFHCDTCGGTYDLEFQKGAALPSVSIPKGFQAGRYEVVVRGRCPDCQEPGTSA
- the sufB gene encoding Fe-S cluster assembly protein SufB, which produces MSTATETIEGLVQQDYKYGFITDLEMDSLPPGLDEDVIRFLSTKKNEPDFLLDFRLKAYRHWRGMTEPAWPKVTYERVDFQAISYYAAPKQNASAPKSLDEVDPKLLETYEKLGISLRERERLAGVAVDAVFDSVSVATTYKETLAEKGIIFCSFSEAARQHPDLVRKYLGSVVPYTDNFYATLNSAVFSDGSFVYIPKGVRCPMELSTYFRINAAKTGQFERTLIVADEGAQVSYLEGCTAPMRDENQLHAAVVELVALDRSDIKYSTVQNWYPGDAEGRGGIYNFVTKRGLCRRDAKISWTQVETGSAITWKYPSVILQGDNSVGEFYSVAVTNHRQQADTGTKMVHLGKNTRSTIISKGISAGRGQNAYRGLVKIQKSAQGARNFSQCDSLLIGNQCGAHTFPYIEVKNTSSSVEHEATTSKIGEDQIFYCNQRGISTQDAVNMIVNGFCKEVFKELPMEFAVEAQKLLGVSLEGSVG
- the sufC gene encoding Fe-S cluster assembly ATPase SufC, with the translated sequence MLEIRDLHAGVEGKKILQGVNLTLRAGEVHAIMGPNGSGKSTLSSVLAGKEEFEVTAGQVLYRGQDLLELDPEERAREGVFLAFQYPVEIPGVNSTYFLKAALNEIRKHRGLPELDAMEFLKVVKEKLKVLDLSEDLLRRPVNEGFSGGEKKRNEIFQMAVLEPTLAILDETDSGLDIDALKVVSEGVNKLKRGDNTQLVITHYQRLLNYIVPDQVHVLSKGRIAKSGGKDLALELENRGYDWILKESAASARP
- the sufD gene encoding Fe-S cluster assembly protein SufD, translating into MSAKTPIDSGPYLQEFRRWSQSSEVTREAAWLKAFREEGLDRFKAKGVPPPNHEDWRFTPLAPWLKLPFSANPAGARGGLDAGFLAQEALSSLSGPTLVFVDGCLNPDISSFQGLPEGVDVCGLRSICERNPDAVREQLNARLRPEENPFADLNGAFFQDGAWIRVAPGAVLADPVRLVHVSTCPKAGASSHTRNLIDVGEGAELRIVEQYLSIREGNHHTNVVSELTVGPSARVELVKYQDESSEAVHLSTLLGRFDRESQVRIHSISLGAKLARNTLRVELAGPELECVLNGLYLTRGEQLADHHMIVEHLEPRCASHEYFNGILDERSRGVFHGRILVHPTAQKTDAKQTNKNLLLSDDATANTKPQLEIYADDVRCTHGATVGQLNEDSIFYLRARGIGLETARQMLIHAFAGEIIGRISHDATREAVDRIIWDHLESNPHIAAAPSAA
- a CDS encoding SufE family protein, whose protein sequence is MTIETLIENFQLLGEWEERYAYLMDLGKKLPGLSAEEKVEANRVHGCQAMVWLTLKTDAAGAGRFRINADSDAFVVRGLISVLLMLFDGRTAEEIARVDARAAFSQLGLDRHLSPTRKNGLFAMVERIWTLASAANSRAQTSPIPS
- the sufT gene encoding putative Fe-S cluster assembly protein SufT, with the protein product MNSSNPSSVVLSRDVQAAVVPVGTEVTLMKGETALITQSLGGSYTVVVNGNMFRIAGRDADALGFEASKGPAHRTGRVRTREELEQEVWNQMRTCYDPEIPVNIVDLGLIYGCELTELGTPDRVKAEVKMTLTAPGCGMGPTLAQDVQNKLVSIEEIEEANVELVWDPPWNQGMMTEAAKLQLGLL